The uncultured Desulfuromonas sp. genome has a segment encoding these proteins:
- a CDS encoding HDOD domain-containing protein, producing the protein MSRVFSPNIPVEVEAVLATIHSDIGMPLIAHKVLDLMHSGQVDAHALAAVIVQDQALALRVLKLANSPYYGFSRRISTVQDAVVILGDKALRNMVLILAMKGMHNHFGDTERFLWEESAAYAMAARFIAEKVPGLHPEEAFMAGLMSNVGEVVSNNDNPQRFRTVFNRCRRQGRCDESAASELPYPFTVLGAAVLSSWNFSPLLVASLYYAETDDLVGEPEELLFRMCAVVFLARQLCRALTLGGYQGSNHPVSAGYAGKALGLEGAELKNLQCDFSAFFAENAPTLLCPD; encoded by the coding sequence ATGAGTCGGGTATTTTCTCCGAATATCCCCGTCGAGGTCGAGGCGGTTCTGGCGACGATTCATTCTGACATCGGTATGCCGCTGATCGCGCATAAGGTCCTGGACCTGATGCATTCCGGGCAGGTCGACGCTCATGCTCTGGCCGCGGTGATCGTTCAGGATCAGGCGCTGGCTCTGCGTGTTCTCAAGCTGGCTAACTCGCCGTATTACGGTTTTTCACGGCGCATCAGTACGGTTCAGGATGCGGTGGTGATCCTTGGTGACAAAGCCCTGCGTAACATGGTGTTGATTCTGGCCATGAAAGGGATGCACAATCACTTTGGCGACACTGAGCGGTTTTTATGGGAAGAATCGGCTGCTTATGCCATGGCTGCGCGTTTTATCGCCGAAAAGGTTCCGGGTCTCCATCCCGAGGAAGCTTTTATGGCGGGACTGATGAGCAATGTCGGCGAAGTGGTGTCGAATAATGACAATCCGCAACGCTTTCGCACGGTTTTCAATCGCTGTCGTCGGCAAGGTCGCTGTGATGAAAGCGCGGCTTCTGAGCTCCCTTATCCCTTTACCGTCCTTGGTGCCGCTGTACTCAGTTCGTGGAATTTTTCACCGTTGCTGGTGGCCAGTCTGTATTACGCTGAGACCGATGACCTTGTCGGTGAACCTGAGGAGTTGCTCTTTCGCATGTGCGCGGTGGTGTTTCTCGCCCGTCAGCTGTGCCGCGCATTAACGCTGGGCGGTTATCAGGGCAGCAACCATCCTGTGAGCGCCGGCTATGCCGGTAAGGCGTTAGGTCTGGAGGGCGCGGAATTAAAAAACCTCCAGTGTGATTTTTCGGCCTTTTTTGCCGAAAATGCCCCGACACTGCTTTGTCCGGACTGA
- a CDS encoding YigZ family protein, which translates to MNERYSVPAQYHRCEIEVKRSRFIATVAATETIEQSRDFIRTMQQEFPDANHNCWACVVGAPGATAKTAMSDDGEPHGAAGKPMLTALQHSGLGDITVVVTRYFGGTRLGKGGMARAYTDAVLAALAGLATREKIDYCTVEIRCAYAFVESLQRLFDDYEVVVDDQQFTEQVSLSLRLPREHLTRFCAHITDLSHGRIALTLPA; encoded by the coding sequence ATGAACGAGCGCTACTCTGTCCCCGCTCAGTACCATCGTTGTGAAATCGAGGTAAAACGCAGCCGTTTTATCGCCACGGTGGCGGCTACGGAAACCATCGAACAATCGCGTGACTTTATCCGCACCATGCAACAGGAATTTCCCGATGCCAACCATAACTGCTGGGCGTGTGTTGTCGGCGCGCCCGGCGCCACCGCAAAGACAGCCATGAGCGACGATGGCGAACCTCACGGCGCCGCAGGCAAACCGATGCTTACGGCGCTGCAGCACAGTGGTCTTGGCGATATCACGGTGGTGGTCACTCGTTACTTCGGTGGCACCCGCCTCGGCAAAGGCGGCATGGCCCGTGCCTATACCGATGCGGTCCTCGCGGCCCTGGCGGGTTTGGCGACCAGAGAGAAAATTGACTATTGCACGGTAGAAATTCGTTGCGCGTATGCATTTGTTGAATCGTTACAACGGCTGTTTGATGATTACGAAGTTGTTGTCGACGATCAACAATTCACAGAACAGGTAAGCCTGTCACTACGGCTGCCCCGAGAGCACCTGACACGGTTCTGCGCCCACATCACCGACCTGAGTCATGGTCGTATTGCTCTGACACTGCCCGCCTGA
- a CDS encoding LemA family protein, producing the protein MTTLIVLGVLVLLLVVVIGYVIMIYNGLIRLKNEADKSWSNIDVLLKQRFDELPKLIKVCEGYMKHEKATLEAVIKARSMVGQARSEKEQLDAQNMLTDTLKSLFAVTEQYPDLKADTAFRSLGNRISELEDQIADRRELFNEYVTIYNIRIAQFPDVLVATKFNFKARDLWEIQPEHRADVEVSFDHS; encoded by the coding sequence ATGACAACTTTGATTGTTCTGGGCGTTCTTGTTCTGCTGCTGGTTGTGGTGATCGGCTATGTCATTATGATCTACAACGGCCTGATCCGTCTGAAGAATGAAGCGGACAAATCGTGGAGCAACATTGATGTTCTGCTCAAGCAACGTTTCGATGAACTGCCCAAGCTGATCAAGGTGTGCGAAGGGTATATGAAACATGAAAAAGCCACTCTTGAAGCCGTCATCAAAGCGCGTTCCATGGTGGGGCAGGCACGTTCGGAAAAAGAGCAGCTCGATGCCCAGAATATGCTGACGGACACCCTGAAATCGTTGTTTGCCGTTACCGAGCAATACCCGGATCTCAAGGCCGACACAGCCTTTCGCAGCCTCGGCAACCGGATCTCCGAACTGGAAGACCAGATTGCTGATCGTCGCGAACTGTTCAACGAATATGTCACGATCTACAACATCCGCATCGCCCAGTTCCCGGATGTGCTGGTGGCGACAAAATTCAACTTCAAAGCTCGCGACTTGTGGGAAATCCAACCGGAACACCGCGCGGATGTCGAAGTGTCCTTCGACCATTCATAA
- a CDS encoding AI-2E family transporter, whose amino-acid sequence MTTTTPSCGRFLTAFASLIIIIAGLKSAQDLIVPFLLAAFIAILCLPSLHWLERRHLPTALNIFIVISAALLTGLLLAVFVGSSLHDFSRTLPTYQARLHEQTRTLFDWLNQHGIDISSQIVLDYFDPSAAMKIAANTLSGVGAVLTDGFLILLTVIFILFEASAMPKKLKEALRNPDQSFAQFSRITQSVQGYLVIKTAVSLLTGAAVIIWLIVLDVDYPILWGLLAFLLNFVPNIGSIIASIPAILLAVVQHGVGVALLVAGGYVIVNVVVGNIIEPRFMGKQLGLSPLVVLLSLIIWGWVLGPVGMLLSVPLTMIVKIAFETTEDLRWIAILLG is encoded by the coding sequence ATGACAACAACCACCCCTTCCTGCGGTCGATTCCTGACGGCCTTTGCCAGCCTGATTATTATTATTGCCGGGTTGAAAAGTGCTCAGGATCTGATTGTCCCGTTCCTGTTGGCGGCATTCATTGCCATTTTATGTCTGCCGTCTCTGCACTGGCTGGAACGGCGACATCTGCCGACGGCACTGAACATTTTCATCGTTATTTCAGCCGCGTTGCTTACCGGATTATTACTGGCCGTTTTTGTCGGCAGCTCATTGCACGATTTTTCCCGGACCTTACCGACCTATCAGGCTCGTCTGCATGAGCAGACACGCACCCTGTTCGACTGGCTGAATCAGCACGGCATTGATATCTCGTCACAAATTGTGCTCGATTATTTTGATCCCAGCGCGGCCATGAAAATTGCCGCCAATACCCTCAGCGGTGTCGGTGCCGTATTGACCGATGGCTTCCTGATCTTGCTGACCGTTATTTTCATCCTTTTTGAAGCCAGCGCCATGCCGAAAAAGCTCAAAGAGGCCTTGAGAAACCCAGACCAATCATTTGCCCAGTTCAGCCGCATCACCCAGAGCGTCCAAGGCTATCTGGTGATCAAAACCGCGGTCAGCCTGCTCACCGGCGCAGCCGTAATTATCTGGCTGATCGTTCTGGATGTGGATTATCCCATTCTGTGGGGGCTGTTGGCTTTCCTGCTGAATTTTGTTCCCAATATTGGCTCCATCATTGCTTCTATTCCGGCGATTCTTCTGGCCGTCGTCCAACACGGCGTCGGCGTAGCGCTACTGGTTGCCGGGGGATATGTGATTGTCAATGTGGTGGTCGGCAACATCATTGAGCCGCGCTTTATGGGCAAGCAGTTGGGGCTGTCCCCTCTCGTGGTTCTGCTCTCCTTAATCATCTGGGGCTGGGTTCTCGGACCGGTCGGTATGTTATTATCCGTCCCTCTCACCATGATTGTTAAAATTGCCTTTGAAACAACTGAAGACCTGCGCTGGATTGCCATTCTCCTCGGCTGA
- a CDS encoding EamA family transporter, producing MFYLILVSVIWAFSFGLIKGQLTGLDPSVVAAARLLLSLLVFLPFVRLQRCRLHQMSALILIGAIQYGLMYVAYTTSFRYLHAYEVALFTIFTPIYVTLINDLFSRRFHRRFFYAALLAVIGTAIVLYRDFHHGDFRQGFILLQGANLCFAFGQVAYTRVMKNIAHSDLQVFGLLYLGAFLSTVPMIWGKSLHDLMQMTLTQSASLVYLGVLASGICFFLWNHGARQVNAGTLAVCNNLKIPLAIACSALVFSETVNWPQLLIGSAILAFSLLLNHWHLKRLR from the coding sequence ATGTTTTACCTGATCCTTGTTTCAGTGATCTGGGCCTTTTCTTTCGGGCTGATTAAAGGACAACTGACCGGCCTTGATCCCAGTGTCGTTGCGGCCGCACGATTGCTGCTCAGTTTGCTGGTATTTCTCCCTTTTGTCCGCCTGCAACGCTGTCGCCTTCATCAAATGAGCGCACTTATCCTGATCGGTGCCATTCAATACGGTTTGATGTACGTGGCGTACACGACCTCTTTTCGCTACCTGCACGCCTATGAGGTCGCATTATTCACCATTTTCACCCCGATCTATGTCACCTTGATCAACGACCTGTTCAGTCGACGCTTCCATCGGCGCTTCTTTTATGCGGCATTGCTTGCGGTCATCGGCACAGCGATTGTTCTTTATCGTGACTTCCACCATGGCGATTTTCGTCAGGGATTTATCCTGCTTCAGGGCGCGAACCTGTGCTTCGCGTTTGGCCAGGTCGCTTACACCCGCGTCATGAAAAACATTGCGCATAGCGACCTTCAGGTGTTCGGACTTCTCTATCTGGGCGCGTTTCTCAGCACAGTGCCGATGATCTGGGGAAAATCACTGCATGACCTGATGCAGATGACTCTGACCCAATCAGCCTCATTGGTCTATCTGGGGGTTTTGGCTTCCGGGATCTGCTTTTTCTTGTGGAATCACGGGGCACGCCAGGTCAATGCCGGCACACTGGCCGTGTGCAACAACCTGAAAATCCCCCTGGCTATCGCCTGTTCAGCGCTGGTGTTTTCAGAGACGGTGAACTGGCCTCAGCTCCTCATTGGTTCCGCGATATTGGCATTTTCATTACTGCTCAACCATTGGCACCTGAAACGGCTGCGTTGA
- a CDS encoding GGDEF domain-containing protein, translating to MSAIEQLLSHDQCSRLPTPPAIAMRILDEVHKEEPSFRRLAALITADPALTTRVLRIANSPMYAPVARIDNLESALTRLGITTVTNIALSFILVGHFSGKESGGFNFTYFWKRAVTSAVSANLIAQKICQKNDNIFITALLQDIGILIAYLCLDDYKTIFDPEQRRQHTLKSVEQENFGFAHSQLGSEILEHWGVPEAIYQPIRYHHLSDEIPEPYVCSANVINLADKISAVFHGRPISEKLKVFRKILQTRYQLSESSITKLIEDISEQSMQILSFFEIPSDKMKSAAEILQDANEQLSRLNMTNSQLLDQYRQEKEAAVLERQELATVNTELSRLAFEDSLTGLYNLRYFHDYFDRELQRSARYGTVFTLLMFDIDDFKAINDSHGHQAGDKVLIDIADLSRSTLRNTDVMVRYGGEEFAALLPETSLDQAHEIANRLRQEIEKLRVSWDSKSLQVTVSMGLAFYDPEQGSKSKDQLIDIADKGLYQSKNAGKNCISMPQKGN from the coding sequence ATGTCAGCCATCGAACAACTACTTAGCCACGATCAATGCTCCCGCTTGCCCACGCCACCGGCGATTGCCATGCGGATTCTTGACGAGGTCCATAAAGAAGAACCCTCTTTTCGTCGTCTGGCGGCATTGATCACTGCTGACCCGGCACTGACAACCCGGGTTTTACGTATTGCCAATTCGCCGATGTATGCCCCGGTGGCACGGATTGACAATCTGGAGTCCGCTCTGACACGTCTGGGAATCACCACCGTCACCAATATTGCTCTATCCTTTATTCTGGTCGGCCACTTCAGCGGCAAAGAATCCGGTGGGTTCAACTTCACTTATTTCTGGAAACGCGCCGTCACTTCAGCGGTCAGCGCCAACCTCATTGCCCAGAAAATCTGTCAGAAAAACGATAATATTTTTATCACGGCACTGCTCCAGGATATCGGCATTCTCATTGCCTACCTGTGTCTGGATGACTACAAAACAATTTTCGATCCGGAACAACGCCGTCAACATACGCTTAAGTCCGTGGAGCAAGAGAATTTTGGTTTTGCTCATTCACAGCTGGGTTCGGAAATCCTTGAGCACTGGGGTGTTCCTGAAGCGATCTATCAGCCCATTCGCTACCATCACCTTTCTGATGAAATCCCCGAGCCTTACGTTTGTTCGGCCAATGTGATCAATCTGGCCGACAAAATTTCAGCGGTTTTTCACGGCCGGCCCATTTCTGAAAAGCTCAAAGTGTTCCGTAAGATTTTACAGACACGTTACCAGCTCTCAGAGTCATCAATTACCAAATTGATCGAAGATATTTCCGAACAGAGCATGCAGATTCTATCCTTTTTCGAAATCCCTTCGGACAAAATGAAATCTGCCGCTGAAATCCTTCAGGACGCCAACGAACAGTTATCGCGCCTCAACATGACCAACAGCCAGTTGCTCGACCAGTATCGTCAGGAAAAAGAGGCGGCGGTTCTGGAGCGCCAGGAACTTGCCACCGTCAATACGGAGCTCAGCCGACTGGCCTTCGAAGACAGCCTGACCGGCCTGTATAATCTGCGCTATTTCCATGACTATTTTGATCGTGAACTGCAACGCTCGGCACGTTACGGCACCGTGTTTACCCTGCTGATGTTTGATATCGACGACTTCAAAGCGATTAATGACAGCCACGGTCACCAGGCCGGCGACAAGGTTTTGATCGACATTGCCGACCTGTCGCGTAGCACGCTGCGCAATACCGACGTGATGGTCCGCTATGGTGGAGAAGAATTCGCCGCCCTGCTCCCGGAAACTTCGCTTGACCAGGCACATGAGATCGCCAACCGCTTGCGCCAGGAGATCGAAAAACTCCGTGTTTCCTGGGACAGCAAGAGCCTCCAGGTCACGGTCAGTATGGGCCTGGCTTTTTACGACCCCGAACAAGGCTCAAAAAGCAAGGATCAATTGATCGACATCGCCGACAAAGGGCTGTACCAATCAAAAAATGCCGGCAAAAACTGCATCAGCATGCCTCAAAAGGGCAATTAA
- a CDS encoding zinc ribbon domain-containing protein, whose product MPMYEYQCEKCGLVFEVRQKFSDAPVEECRECQGPVKKLISQSGFALKGGGWYDQGYSASKSAPSCPAATDGSCGGCPKAS is encoded by the coding sequence ATGCCGATGTACGAATATCAATGCGAAAAATGTGGCTTGGTCTTTGAGGTGCGTCAGAAATTTTCCGATGCGCCTGTTGAAGAATGTCGGGAGTGTCAGGGCCCGGTTAAGAAGTTGATCTCCCAAAGCGGTTTTGCTCTCAAAGGCGGCGGCTGGTATGATCAGGGGTATTCGGCGTCCAAGTCGGCACCGTCCTGTCCCGCTGCGACCGATGGCAGTTGTGGCGGATGCCCGAAGGCGTCCTGA
- the folD gene encoding bifunctional methylenetetrahydrofolate dehydrogenase/methenyltetrahydrofolate cyclohydrolase FolD, whose protein sequence is MGQLIDGKALAAKMREQMTAQVAELTAKGVTPGLAVVLVGEDPASRVYVSMKEKACAATGIFSDEHKLPAETSQDELLALIDTLNNDERIDGILVQLPLPDHIDEDCILNAISPLKDVDGFHPFNVGCLATGNPTFRSCTPYGVMKMLESINYDLNGKEVVVVGRSNIVGKPVALMCLAENATVTICHSRTADLAGHVSRADVVIAAVGRPEMIKGEWIKPGAVVIDVGINRVGDKKLVGDVEFDAAEKKASYITPVPGGVGPMTITMLLFNTVHSAMQRAAR, encoded by the coding sequence ATGGGGCAGTTGATTGATGGAAAAGCGCTGGCCGCAAAAATGCGCGAACAGATGACCGCACAGGTGGCCGAGTTGACCGCCAAAGGTGTGACCCCGGGCTTGGCCGTGGTTCTGGTTGGTGAAGATCCGGCAAGTCGTGTTTATGTCAGCATGAAAGAAAAAGCTTGTGCTGCGACCGGGATTTTTTCCGACGAACATAAGCTGCCTGCGGAAACCTCTCAGGACGAGCTGCTGGCTTTGATCGACACGCTCAATAACGATGAGCGCATTGACGGTATCCTGGTGCAACTGCCGCTGCCCGATCATATTGATGAAGACTGTATTCTTAATGCCATCTCGCCACTCAAGGATGTCGATGGCTTTCACCCGTTTAATGTCGGCTGTCTGGCAACCGGTAATCCGACCTTCCGTTCCTGCACGCCGTACGGTGTCATGAAAATGCTCGAATCGATCAATTACGACCTGAACGGCAAAGAGGTGGTTGTCGTCGGACGTTCCAATATTGTCGGTAAACCGGTGGCGTTGATGTGTCTGGCGGAAAATGCCACCGTCACTATTTGCCATTCCCGTACGGCTGACCTGGCCGGTCATGTCAGCCGTGCCGATGTGGTGATTGCCGCGGTTGGCCGTCCTGAGATGATCAAAGGCGAGTGGATCAAACCGGGTGCGGTGGTGATTGATGTCGGTATCAACCGGGTGGGTGACAAAAAACTGGTTGGCGATGTCGAGTTTGACGCTGCTGAGAAGAAGGCCAGTTATATCACACCGGTACCCGGTGGTGTTGGTCCCATGACCATTACCATGCTGCTGTTTAACACGGTGCACAGCGCCATGCAACGGGCGGCGCGTTAA
- a CDS encoding TonB family protein, with protein MTSSSTRYTLIIGLILSLLVHAALLLFNVQWPEEKQPTKKPILVEVQPTQPVQETAIPEKTAPPQESQRTGAVDHQVIKEQAPPGRDMEDSSPKMAQPAPATPKTAPPPKPEKVEKPRPTVTVDPQQPDTTPEEKPTEPLPSLDQLLQTANNAAANITQRAQTKARPDVEPGDDLLLNMREDKLFSFFSRFKKQIYGVWNYPEEAMRKRQQGVALLKVIINRDGSVEDVDLISASGFERLDREAIAAIFKGGPYGALPDSYPEDQLTIMAYFEYILGQRLPNIYRRE; from the coding sequence ATGACCTCTTCCTCCACCAGATACACTCTGATCATCGGACTGATTCTGTCGCTGCTCGTTCACGCGGCCCTGCTGCTGTTTAACGTTCAGTGGCCAGAGGAAAAACAGCCGACGAAAAAACCGATTCTGGTCGAGGTGCAGCCAACTCAACCGGTCCAGGAAACAGCCATTCCGGAAAAGACCGCACCACCACAAGAGTCGCAACGCACCGGTGCTGTCGACCATCAGGTGATCAAAGAACAAGCTCCCCCGGGCCGGGATATGGAGGACAGTTCTCCTAAAATGGCTCAGCCGGCACCGGCAACACCCAAGACCGCACCGCCCCCCAAGCCCGAGAAAGTGGAAAAACCGCGGCCAACCGTCACGGTCGATCCACAGCAGCCGGACACCACACCTGAAGAAAAACCGACAGAGCCGCTGCCCAGTCTGGATCAATTGCTGCAAACCGCCAATAATGCTGCGGCCAACATTACCCAGCGCGCCCAGACCAAGGCGCGTCCTGATGTCGAGCCAGGGGACGATCTGTTGCTTAACATGCGCGAGGACAAACTGTTTTCATTCTTCTCGCGCTTCAAAAAACAGATTTACGGCGTCTGGAATTATCCTGAAGAGGCCATGAGAAAACGCCAGCAGGGCGTTGCTTTGCTGAAAGTAATCATTAATCGTGATGGCAGCGTCGAAGATGTTGACCTGATCTCGGCTTCCGGGTTCGAGCGCCTCGACCGCGAAGCCATCGCGGCAATTTTCAAAGGAGGCCCCTACGGCGCCCTGCCCGACAGCTACCCCGAAGACCAGTTGACGATCATGGCCTATTTCGAGTACATCCTCGGCCAGCGGCTGCCCAACATCTATCGCCGCGAATAA
- the pta gene encoding phosphate acetyltransferase, with amino-acid sequence MHLVDQIKAKARTNLQTVVLPEGYDDRMIQAAGLIVADDLANIVLLGNEATLQAKAAELGVTLDGVTILEPATAPQLDDYVAELVELRKKKGLTADQARELLTAEDNLYFASMMVRKGDAGGAVAGAFNTTGDVLRAAFQVIGTAPGMKTVSSVFLMVTKNPDFGENGILLFADCAVNPNPDAQALAEIAVSTASSCKSFLGVDARVAMLSFSTKGSAQHEDADKVLEALALAKELDPQLQIDGELQADAALLPKVGEKKAPGSPVAGKANTLIFPDLDAGNIGYKLVERVAGAEAVGPIIQGLAKPVNDLSRGCSVEDIISVSAITAVQAQG; translated from the coding sequence ATGCACCTGGTAGATCAGATCAAAGCAAAAGCACGCACGAATCTGCAGACGGTCGTTTTGCCTGAGGGCTATGATGATCGGATGATTCAGGCAGCGGGACTCATTGTGGCTGATGACTTGGCCAACATTGTTCTGCTGGGCAATGAAGCCACATTGCAGGCCAAGGCTGCCGAACTCGGCGTCACTCTTGATGGTGTGACGATTCTCGAGCCGGCCACTGCTCCTCAGCTTGACGATTATGTCGCCGAGCTGGTTGAGCTGCGCAAGAAGAAAGGATTGACGGCTGATCAGGCCCGGGAGCTGTTGACCGCTGAAGACAATCTGTATTTTGCCTCCATGATGGTTCGTAAAGGCGACGCCGGCGGCGCTGTGGCCGGTGCGTTCAATACCACCGGCGATGTGTTGCGCGCCGCGTTTCAGGTGATCGGCACCGCACCTGGTATGAAGACGGTATCGTCCGTATTCCTCATGGTGACCAAAAATCCCGACTTTGGAGAGAACGGTATTTTATTGTTTGCCGACTGTGCGGTTAATCCGAATCCCGATGCGCAGGCTTTGGCGGAGATTGCCGTGTCCACGGCGAGCAGTTGTAAAAGTTTTCTCGGTGTCGATGCCCGGGTCGCCATGTTGTCATTCTCAACCAAAGGCAGTGCCCAACATGAGGATGCTGATAAGGTCCTTGAAGCGCTGGCCTTGGCCAAAGAGCTTGATCCGCAATTGCAGATTGACGGAGAACTGCAGGCCGATGCCGCTCTGCTGCCCAAGGTTGGTGAAAAGAAAGCTCCGGGATCTCCGGTCGCCGGTAAGGCCAATACGTTAATCTTCCCGGATCTGGATGCGGGGAATATCGGTTACAAACTGGTTGAGCGGGTTGCCGGTGCCGAGGCGGTGGGCCCGATTATCCAGGGCTTGGCCAAGCCGGTCAATGATTTGTCTCGGGGCTGTTCCGTGGAGGACATTATCAGCGTTTCAGCGATTACGGCCGTACAAGCACAAGGTTGA
- a CDS encoding acetate/propionate family kinase codes for MRRYGFHGTSHLYVSKRAAINLGKPLEECNIITLHIGNGVSHTAIKGGRSMDTSMGLTPLEGAMMGTRCGDIDPAIPPFIMDQEGCTPREIDSILNKKSGLLGITGRYTDRRDVITEADNGDARCQLALDVEAYRLKKYIGSYAAALGGVDAIVFTAGVGENAGIIRQKALEGLEFMGIKLDIEKNLKTFSKSGETEITLPDSPVKVFVIPTNEELVFVEDVVAILDDTYTDHTKFPYTFTAQDYTP; via the coding sequence GTGCGCCGCTATGGATTCCACGGCACCAGCCATCTCTACGTGTCGAAACGGGCGGCAATCAATCTCGGCAAACCGCTGGAAGAGTGCAACATCATCACGTTGCATATCGGCAATGGTGTTTCCCATACAGCCATCAAGGGCGGCCGTTCCATGGATACCAGTATGGGCCTGACCCCGTTGGAAGGCGCCATGATGGGAACCCGCTGCGGTGATATCGACCCGGCGATCCCGCCGTTCATCATGGATCAGGAAGGGTGTACGCCACGCGAAATCGATTCAATTCTTAACAAGAAATCGGGATTGCTCGGCATTACCGGTCGCTATACCGACCGCCGTGATGTCATCACCGAAGCAGACAACGGTGATGCGCGCTGCCAACTGGCCCTGGATGTTGAAGCTTATCGCCTCAAAAAATACATCGGCTCATACGCCGCAGCCCTTGGCGGGGTTGATGCGATCGTCTTTACCGCCGGTGTTGGTGAAAATGCCGGCATTATCCGCCAAAAAGCTCTGGAGGGTTTGGAGTTTATGGGGATCAAACTGGATATTGAGAAAAATCTCAAAACGTTCAGCAAGAGTGGTGAAACCGAAATCACCCTACCGGACTCACCGGTCAAGGTCTTTGTGATCCCAACCAATGAAGAACTGGTCTTTGTCGAAGATGTCGTGGCGATCCTGGACGACACCTATACCGACCACACCAAGTTCCCCTACACCTTTACGGCCCAGGACTATACCCCCTGA